In the Persephonella hydrogeniphila genome, one interval contains:
- a CDS encoding thermonuclease family protein yields the protein MKRLKSTAMRVKIFFLFLFAFFSLSYASEKWKPPRDFVKAKVLRVVDGDTIVISIKKTTFNNRKTLKNLKFTVRLIGIDTPESKPNRRAKLQSRETDKDVKTIVRLGKRAKLFTESLLSKGKRKYSYVFLEFDIQPQDRYGRLLAYVWLPDGRMLNKEIICGGYAYPLTIPPNVKYEKEFLRCFRYARENKLGLWR from the coding sequence ATGAAGAGGCTAAAAAGTACAGCTATGAGGGTTAAGATATTTTTTCTCTTTTTATTTGCCTTTTTTAGCCTGTCTTATGCATCAGAGAAATGGAAACCTCCCCGCGATTTTGTAAAGGCAAAAGTTTTGAGGGTTGTAGATGGGGATACAATTGTTATTTCTATCAAAAAAACAACATTTAATAACAGAAAAACATTAAAAAATCTAAAATTTACAGTGAGACTGATCGGTATAGATACTCCTGAAAGTAAACCTAATAGAAGGGCTAAACTTCAATCAAGAGAGACAGATAAAGATGTAAAAACGATAGTAAGATTAGGGAAAAGGGCAAAACTGTTTACAGAAAGTTTACTTTCAAAAGGAAAAAGAAAATACAGTTATGTTTTTTTAGAGTTTGATATACAGCCTCAGGATAGATATGGAAGACTTCTCGCTTATGTATGGCTTCCAGACGGAAGAATGCTAAATAAAGAGATAATATGTGGTGGGTATGCATATCCATTAACCATACCGCCAAATGTGAAATATGAGAAAGAGTTCTTAAGATGCTTCAGATACGCACGGGAAAATAAACTCGGATTGTGGAGGTAG
- the amrS gene encoding AmmeMemoRadiSam system radical SAM enzyme, giving the protein METLAWMSKKREDGKVLCTACSQRCVLEKGELGKCGIRKVGEDGNLYLTVYGLAASYNVDPVEKKPLFHFLPSTPIFSVGTVGCNFCCKFCQNWEISQHPQTHNGEVFGVPLMPETIVNICKTNNIPSIAYTYNEPVVFFEYAYDTMKLAKENGLRNVFVSSGYETKEALETLAPYLDAMNIDLKAFNDDFYRNISCARLKPVLKTIEHAKELGIWVELTTLIIPGYNDNETELKEAAKWIASLDKNIPWHISRFFPAYKMMDVPPTPIETLKKAYEIGKEAGLNYVYVGNLDDEDRESTYCPKCGYRVIDRRGHIGQFVKNYLKDGKCPKCETEIAGVWK; this is encoded by the coding sequence ATGGAAACTCTTGCATGGATGTCAAAAAAAAGAGAAGATGGGAAGGTTTTATGTACTGCCTGCAGTCAAAGATGTGTTTTGGAAAAGGGAGAGTTAGGAAAATGTGGAATTAGAAAAGTAGGAGAAGATGGAAATCTATACCTTACGGTTTACGGTCTGGCTGCATCATACAATGTTGATCCTGTAGAGAAAAAACCTTTATTCCATTTCTTACCATCAACACCTATTTTTTCTGTAGGAACTGTAGGATGTAATTTTTGCTGTAAATTTTGCCAGAACTGGGAAATCTCACAACATCCGCAAACCCATAACGGTGAAGTGTTTGGAGTTCCTTTAATGCCAGAGACAATTGTAAATATATGTAAAACAAATAATATCCCTTCTATCGCCTACACATACAATGAGCCTGTTGTCTTCTTTGAGTACGCATACGACACTATGAAACTTGCAAAGGAAAACGGACTGAGAAATGTATTTGTTTCAAGTGGTTATGAAACAAAAGAAGCTCTGGAAACATTAGCTCCTTATCTTGATGCTATGAATATTGATCTTAAAGCGTTTAACGATGATTTCTATAGAAATATATCTTGTGCAAGACTTAAACCAGTTCTTAAAACTATAGAACACGCAAAAGAATTAGGGATATGGGTTGAGCTTACAACTTTGATAATTCCAGGATACAACGATAATGAAACAGAACTAAAGGAAGCTGCAAAATGGATTGCATCTCTGGACAAGAATATACCATGGCATATATCTCGATTCTTTCCTGCCTATAAGATGATGGATGTTCCTCCTACACCTATTGAAACCCTGAAAAAAGCATACGAAATAGGTAAAGAAGCAGGACTGAACTACGTTTATGTAGGAAATCTTGATGATGAGGATAGAGAATCTACATACTGTCCAAAGTGTGGATACAGAGTAATAGACAGGAGAGGTCATATAGGTCAGTTTGTAAAAAATTATCTTAAAGACGGCAAATGCCCTAAATGTGAAACAGAAATCGCAGGAGTTTGGAAGTAA
- a CDS encoding dihydroorotase, with protein MIVIKNGHIVDPSNNLNKSSDILIEKGKIIKIEDNISPPPGAEVIDAKGMVICPSFTDIHVHFRDPGQTYKEDIFTGSKAAVAGGYTTVVCMPNTFPAIDEPSIVRYVIEKGEEADLCRVLPAAAVTKGRKGKELTEFSLLKDAGAVYFTDDGSPVIDSHVMRKAMEYAGSIGSFVADHCEDLSLSQDGVAHEGEIAAALGLPPLPPEAEDTMVARDCVLSMHTGMPVHICHLSTKVGVEIITWAKAMGAKVTAEVTPHHLYLTDEEWLDFDCKAKVSPPLREHEDIEALRWALASGIIDIVATDHAPHAHQEKMQEHQHCPPGMIGLQFALPILLELVRKDYFDINRLVEVMSINPAKKIGLQPPQIKVGETAELTVFDPSESWEVNEETILSKSKNTPLIGRKLIGKVKYTFFEGKIVYRG; from the coding sequence CTGATTGTTATAAAAAATGGACATATAGTAGACCCTTCAAACAATCTGAATAAAAGCTCAGATATACTGATTGAAAAGGGAAAGATAATAAAAATAGAAGATAACATCAGCCCACCACCGGGGGCAGAGGTCATCGATGCAAAAGGTATGGTTATCTGTCCTTCATTTACAGATATACACGTTCATTTCAGAGATCCGGGGCAGACATACAAAGAAGACATATTTACAGGAAGTAAAGCGGCTGTTGCCGGTGGATATACTACTGTTGTATGTATGCCAAATACGTTTCCTGCAATTGATGAACCATCAATAGTGAGATACGTTATTGAGAAGGGAGAAGAGGCAGATCTGTGTAGGGTATTACCTGCTGCAGCGGTAACAAAAGGGAGAAAAGGAAAAGAACTGACAGAGTTTTCACTTCTAAAGGATGCAGGAGCTGTTTATTTCACAGACGATGGATCTCCTGTAATAGACTCCCATGTAATGAGAAAAGCCATGGAATATGCAGGTTCTATAGGAAGTTTTGTTGCTGATCACTGTGAGGATCTCAGTTTGTCTCAGGATGGCGTAGCCCATGAAGGAGAAATAGCCGCTGCGCTTGGTCTTCCTCCATTGCCTCCGGAAGCTGAAGACACTATGGTGGCAAGGGATTGTGTTCTTTCTATGCATACCGGTATGCCTGTCCATATATGTCACCTCTCCACAAAAGTAGGAGTTGAGATAATAACATGGGCAAAGGCTATGGGAGCAAAAGTAACAGCAGAAGTAACCCCACACCACCTTTATCTCACAGATGAAGAATGGCTTGATTTCGACTGTAAGGCAAAAGTCTCACCTCCCCTAAGGGAACACGAAGATATAGAAGCTCTGAGATGGGCTTTAGCCTCAGGGATAATAGACATCGTAGCAACAGACCATGCTCCCCATGCCCATCAGGAAAAAATGCAAGAGCACCAGCACTGTCCTCCCGGTATGATAGGTCTCCAGTTTGCACTTCCTATACTTCTTGAGCTTGTTAGAAAGGATTATTTTGATATAAACAGACTTGTTGAAGTGATGTCTATCAATCCAGCCAAGAAAATAGGTCTTCAACCTCCACAGATAAAGGTAGGAGAAACAGCAGAACTTACAGTTTTTGACCCTTCAGAAAGCTGGGAAGTAAACGAAGAAACAATACTTTCAAAAAGTAAAAACACTCCCCTTATAGGAAGAAAACTGATAGGAAAAGTAAAGTACACATTTTTTGAAGGCAAGATTGTTTATAGAGGATGA
- the gltB gene encoding glutamate synthase large subunit: protein MQKTFERDSCGVGFIVNIKGIRSHKIVSDALTSLANLDHRGAVSADGKTGDGAGILTHIPYKFFEKELSKLNIDIPQPEDFAVGVFFFPAGKTEVLQKEIEKIVNEKFKFLGWRKVPIVEEELGIIAKSNMPEIWQGFISKEGIESENFEKELFILRKRLERLSRIEEYKDFYIPSLSNRTIVYKGMVTAPRLKYFYPDLQDEDYESGLALFHQRFSTNTFPQWKLAQPFRMLAHNGEINTISANRNWINAKAEDVREIWGDLAEDILPIVRYDDSDSASLDNALEFLVMSGKDPMVAINALIPRAWENDDRLTPTEKAFYEYFSCIFEAWDGPAAIAFTDGNVVIGKLDRNGLRPARFVITEDTVILASEVGTVDIPEEKILKKGRLGPGDKIAVDTREGKIYFSKDVIHKVAEGKPYREWVEENLKEFIPVKDYPEVEKKDITRELVAFGYSKDQINMLIKPMAEKGADPVYSMGNDTPLSVLSKKPKLLSTYFKQRFAQVTNPPIDPIREKKVMSLNVYVGKKENFLTETPEHAKQLLFKSPVIFDNEMEELIKLYGEKVEIIPAIFPPYDDALEPALDDICKRVEDAVDSGKELVVLTDRDISIEGAPIPIGLAVAAVNSYMGRKGKRSKFSLVVDTAEVRDTHSFAFLIGYGATLINPYMVVQIIRNMVEEDKKFSLSFEEALDNYRKAVNEGLLKIMSKMGIATIKSYRGSGLFEALGIGKEVIDKYFPGTPSQLGGIGVKQIAQETLIRFNEAFASEKVELPTGGEFRHRRDGEFHSWNPNAVRDLHKAVRGESWEEYLKFTEDTWKEKPITIRDLFEIQSDRPPIPVEEVEPAEEIVKRFVGAAMSIGALSKEAHETIAEAMNRVGAKSNSGEGGEDPARYGTIKNSKIKQVASGRFGVTPEYLNSAEEIEIKIAQGAKPGEGGQLPGKKVNAYIAFLRRARPGTTLISPPPHHDIYSIEDLAQLIYDLKMINPKAKVIVKLVSETGIGTIASGVAKAFADIIHISGHDGGTGASPLVSIKHAGTAWELGLSEVQRVLIDNDLRGRVRLRVDGQIKTGRDVIVGALLGAEEFGLGTSLMVAEGCVMARQCHLNTCPVGVATQDERLREKFPGQPEHVIRYLMFLAQDVRRWLADMGYKHLDDIIGRVDLIKPKIPADHYKAKFVDIGYIIEKPDMSKPIRCIQDRNDPPKKPFDEEILKDILPYIERQENYAGFYVIRNTYRSVGARIAHEIVKRYGDKGLRLSKIELNLRGTGGQSFGAFCVPGLNLILTGDANDYVGKGMTGGLIVIKPPKEFKGHSHENVIMGNTCLYGATGGHLFAAGIAGERFAVRNSGAVAVVEGAGDHCCEYMTNGTVVVLGKTGVNFGAGMTGGVAYVYDPEGLMERNINKSYVFIDEMDKEDIEEIKRLITKHKGYTDSELAGKILENFEEEINNFVKISPVEIKKPATETDEAKPEERK, encoded by the coding sequence ATGCAGAAGACCTTTGAAAGAGACTCCTGCGGGGTTGGTTTCATTGTAAATATCAAAGGAATCAGATCCCATAAAATCGTTTCTGATGCACTTACATCCCTCGCAAATCTTGATCATAGAGGGGCTGTAAGTGCAGATGGAAAAACAGGAGATGGAGCTGGAATACTAACGCATATTCCTTATAAATTTTTTGAAAAAGAGTTATCAAAACTTAACATAGATATTCCTCAACCTGAAGATTTTGCAGTAGGTGTTTTCTTTTTTCCTGCAGGAAAAACAGAAGTCCTACAAAAAGAGATAGAAAAAATAGTTAATGAGAAATTCAAATTCCTTGGCTGGAGAAAAGTTCCTATTGTCGAAGAGGAACTGGGAATAATAGCAAAATCAAATATGCCTGAAATATGGCAGGGTTTTATATCAAAAGAGGGGATTGAGTCAGAAAATTTTGAGAAAGAACTGTTTATACTGAGAAAAAGATTAGAAAGATTATCAAGAATAGAAGAGTACAAAGATTTTTATATTCCTTCCTTATCCAACAGAACAATAGTTTACAAAGGAATGGTAACAGCCCCAAGGCTAAAATATTTCTATCCTGACCTGCAGGATGAAGATTATGAGAGCGGGCTTGCGCTGTTTCATCAGAGATTTTCAACAAATACCTTTCCCCAGTGGAAACTTGCCCAGCCATTCAGAATGCTTGCTCATAACGGGGAAATCAACACAATATCAGCGAACAGAAACTGGATTAATGCAAAAGCAGAAGATGTAAGGGAGATATGGGGAGATCTGGCAGAAGATATACTTCCCATTGTCAGATACGATGATTCAGATTCTGCATCATTAGATAATGCCCTTGAGTTCCTTGTTATGTCAGGAAAAGATCCTATGGTCGCAATAAACGCTCTGATCCCAAGAGCATGGGAGAATGACGACAGGTTAACACCTACAGAAAAGGCTTTTTATGAGTATTTTTCATGTATATTTGAGGCATGGGATGGTCCTGCCGCAATAGCATTTACAGATGGTAATGTTGTAATAGGAAAGTTAGACAGAAATGGACTGAGACCTGCAAGATTTGTTATAACAGAAGATACTGTTATACTTGCCTCAGAGGTCGGAACTGTAGATATACCGGAAGAGAAAATCCTGAAAAAAGGTAGATTGGGGCCTGGAGATAAGATAGCAGTAGATACGAGAGAAGGAAAGATATATTTTTCCAAAGATGTTATACATAAGGTTGCTGAAGGAAAACCATACAGAGAATGGGTAGAAGAAAATCTAAAGGAGTTTATTCCTGTTAAAGACTATCCTGAGGTTGAAAAGAAAGATATAACCAGAGAGCTTGTTGCCTTCGGTTATAGTAAAGACCAGATAAATATGTTGATAAAGCCTATGGCAGAAAAAGGAGCTGATCCTGTATACTCAATGGGAAATGATACTCCTCTTTCTGTACTATCGAAGAAACCCAAACTACTTTCCACTTATTTCAAACAGAGGTTTGCTCAGGTAACAAATCCTCCGATCGACCCTATCAGGGAAAAGAAAGTTATGTCTCTCAATGTTTATGTAGGTAAAAAAGAGAACTTTTTAACAGAAACTCCAGAACATGCAAAACAACTACTCTTCAAATCCCCTGTAATATTTGATAATGAAATGGAAGAGCTGATAAAGCTCTACGGAGAAAAAGTTGAAATTATACCGGCTATATTCCCTCCTTATGACGATGCCTTAGAACCTGCACTTGATGATATATGTAAAAGAGTAGAAGATGCAGTAGATAGTGGAAAAGAACTTGTAGTACTGACAGATAGAGATATATCCATAGAAGGAGCTCCTATACCTATAGGTCTTGCGGTTGCAGCTGTAAACAGCTACATGGGAAGAAAGGGAAAAAGAAGCAAATTTTCTCTTGTTGTAGATACAGCAGAGGTAAGAGATACACACTCATTTGCTTTTCTTATAGGCTATGGGGCAACTCTTATCAATCCTTATATGGTCGTTCAGATAATAAGAAATATGGTAGAAGAGGATAAAAAATTCTCTCTCTCTTTTGAAGAGGCTCTTGACAATTACAGAAAGGCTGTGAATGAGGGCCTTTTAAAAATAATGTCAAAAATGGGAATAGCTACAATAAAAAGCTACAGAGGTTCAGGTCTTTTCGAAGCCCTTGGAATAGGAAAAGAAGTTATAGATAAATACTTTCCCGGAACACCTTCTCAGCTTGGAGGAATCGGAGTAAAACAGATAGCTCAGGAAACACTTATTAGATTTAATGAAGCGTTTGCATCAGAAAAAGTTGAACTTCCTACAGGAGGTGAGTTTAGGCACAGAAGAGACGGGGAGTTCCACTCATGGAATCCAAATGCAGTAAGAGATTTACACAAAGCTGTGAGAGGAGAAAGCTGGGAAGAGTATCTAAAGTTTACAGAAGACACATGGAAAGAGAAGCCTATAACAATAAGAGACCTTTTTGAGATACAGTCAGATAGACCTCCTATACCTGTTGAGGAAGTAGAACCGGCAGAAGAGATTGTAAAAAGATTTGTTGGTGCTGCTATGTCAATAGGGGCTCTATCAAAAGAAGCCCATGAGACAATAGCGGAAGCTATGAACAGAGTTGGAGCAAAATCAAACTCAGGTGAAGGTGGTGAAGATCCTGCAAGATACGGGACTATAAAAAACTCCAAGATAAAACAGGTGGCATCAGGTAGATTTGGTGTTACACCTGAGTACCTGAACTCTGCTGAAGAGATAGAGATCAAAATAGCACAGGGAGCAAAGCCAGGAGAAGGAGGACAGCTTCCTGGTAAAAAAGTAAATGCTTACATAGCATTCCTGAGAAGAGCAAGACCGGGAACGACTCTTATATCACCACCTCCACACCACGATATCTACTCTATTGAAGATTTAGCCCAGCTGATATATGACCTTAAGATGATCAATCCTAAAGCAAAAGTTATAGTAAAGCTTGTTTCAGAAACAGGAATTGGGACAATCGCATCAGGTGTTGCAAAAGCATTTGCAGATATTATCCATATCTCGGGACATGATGGAGGAACAGGAGCTTCTCCTCTTGTTTCTATAAAACATGCAGGTACAGCATGGGAGTTAGGACTGTCAGAAGTCCAGAGAGTACTTATAGATAACGATCTTAGAGGAAGAGTGAGACTAAGAGTGGATGGTCAGATAAAAACAGGAAGGGACGTCATTGTAGGAGCCCTTTTAGGTGCTGAGGAGTTTGGTCTGGGTACTTCTCTAATGGTTGCTGAAGGTTGTGTTATGGCAAGACAGTGCCACCTTAACACATGTCCTGTAGGAGTTGCAACACAGGATGAAAGACTGAGAGAGAAATTCCCAGGTCAGCCGGAACATGTGATCAGATATCTGATGTTCCTTGCCCAGGATGTAAGAAGATGGCTCGCAGATATGGGATATAAGCATCTTGACGATATAATTGGAAGAGTTGACCTTATAAAACCAAAAATACCTGCAGATCATTACAAAGCCAAATTTGTTGATATAGGGTATATTATCGAAAAACCCGATATGTCAAAACCTATAAGATGCATTCAGGATAGAAATGATCCTCCTAAAAAACCATTTGATGAAGAAATACTGAAAGATATTCTTCCATATATAGAAAGACAGGAAAATTATGCAGGATTTTACGTTATAAGGAATACGTACAGATCTGTAGGTGCAAGAATAGCTCATGAAATTGTTAAAAGATACGGAGATAAAGGCCTGAGACTATCAAAAATAGAACTGAATCTAAGAGGAACAGGGGGACAGTCATTTGGAGCTTTCTGTGTTCCCGGATTGAATCTTATACTGACAGGAGATGCTAATGATTATGTAGGAAAGGGAATGACAGGAGGCCTGATTGTTATAAAACCACCTAAAGAGTTTAAAGGACATTCCCACGAAAATGTGATAATGGGCAATACCTGTCTGTACGGAGCAACAGGAGGACACCTTTTTGCTGCAGGAATAGCAGGAGAAAGATTTGCTGTTAGAAATTCAGGAGCTGTTGCTGTTGTTGAGGGAGCAGGAGATCACTGCTGTGAATATATGACAAATGGAACTGTTGTTGTGTTAGGTAAAACAGGTGTCAATTTTGGGGCAGGAATGACAGGTGGAGTGGCATATGTTTATGATCCAGAAGGATTAATGGAAAGGAACATAAACAAATCGTATGTGTTTATAGATGAGATGGATAAAGAAGATATAGAAGAGATAAAAAGACTTATAACAAAGCACAAAGGGTATACCGACAGTGAGCTGGCAGGAAAAATACTGGAAAATTTTGAAGAAGAGATAAACAACTTTGTGAAAATATCTCCTGTGGAAATCAAAAAACCAGCAACAGAAACTGATGAAGCAAAACCTGAAGAAAGAAAATAA
- the lepB gene encoding signal peptidase I produces MAQKKTAKDIAKTIIFIVVVVSLIRIFLAQAFNIPSGSMKPTLLVGDFILVNKLVYGDWSIGIPFSGIDFYSYQNRLAKPDRGDVIVFKYPENPKIDFIKRIIGLPGDVVEVKDDIVYINGKPLKREKVGYFTEKNARAVKYIETIPRKYSGKEHSYTVIEIFDKEGKDFGPVEVPEGHYFVLGDNRDNSRDSRFWGFVPDSYIIGQAFVIYFSIDTQSPGIRFNRIGKVIQ; encoded by the coding sequence ATGGCACAGAAAAAAACAGCAAAGGATATAGCCAAAACAATTATTTTCATCGTTGTTGTTGTATCTTTAATCAGGATATTTTTAGCACAGGCATTTAACATACCTTCCGGTTCTATGAAACCAACTCTTCTGGTAGGAGATTTTATACTCGTCAATAAACTTGTTTATGGAGACTGGAGTATCGGAATACCTTTTTCCGGTATTGATTTTTATAGCTACCAAAACAGACTGGCAAAACCAGATAGAGGAGATGTTATAGTTTTCAAATACCCAGAAAATCCAAAAATAGATTTTATAAAAAGAATAATAGGGCTTCCGGGAGATGTAGTAGAGGTAAAGGATGATATTGTTTATATAAATGGGAAACCTTTAAAAAGGGAAAAAGTTGGATATTTTACAGAAAAAAACGCAAGAGCTGTCAAATACATAGAAACAATTCCAAGAAAATACAGTGGAAAAGAGCATTCCTACACAGTAATAGAGATATTTGATAAAGAAGGGAAAGATTTTGGTCCTGTCGAAGTTCCAGAAGGTCATTATTTTGTACTTGGAGATAACAGAGATAATTCCAGAGATAGCAGATTCTGGGGGTTTGTTCCTGATAGTTATATAATAGGACAGGCATTTGTTATTTACTTTTCTATAGACACCCAGTCCCCAGGTATTAGATTTAATAGAATAGGAAAGGTTATCCAGTAA
- the purE gene encoding 5-(carboxyamino)imidazole ribonucleotide mutase, producing the protein MKKVAVFMGSKSDLEIMESCFDTLKKFEIPFDVFILSAHRTPDEVAQVCKTAEENYGVIIAAAGFAAHLAGTIAGKVSIPVIGIPVDNSSFKGLDSLLSTVMMPPGVPVATVTTGKAGAVNAAVLAAQILSIAYPEIRKKLHNYKKEMKEKVLKANEEAKKYSYEG; encoded by the coding sequence ATGAAAAAAGTTGCTGTTTTTATGGGAAGTAAGTCAGACCTTGAGATAATGGAAAGCTGTTTTGATACATTAAAAAAGTTTGAGATACCTTTTGATGTCTTTATTCTGTCAGCACACAGAACACCTGATGAAGTTGCTCAGGTCTGTAAAACAGCAGAGGAAAATTACGGAGTAATAATAGCTGCTGCAGGATTTGCTGCTCATCTTGCCGGAACGATAGCAGGAAAAGTATCTATACCTGTGATAGGCATACCTGTTGATAACTCCTCTTTCAAGGGATTAGATTCTCTACTTTCCACAGTGATGATGCCTCCTGGAGTACCGGTTGCTACTGTAACAACAGGTAAAGCTGGAGCTGTAAACGCTGCAGTTCTTGCAGCTCAGATACTAAGTATCGCTTATCCAGAGATAAGAAAGAAACTTCATAATTACAAAAAAGAGATGAAAGAAAAAGTTCTTAAAGCAAATGAAGAGGCTAAAAAGTACAGCTATGAGGGTTAA